Proteins encoded by one window of Flavobacterium sp. N502540:
- a CDS encoding phytanoyl-CoA dioxygenase family protein — MVPSYKTFTLTEQLTAEQIDFFNEYGFIHFKKFINPETVSSIIDASKQVQQKWIDNDLKKVNGVPIKYGKDLDGSPIVQRFAFINQHHQTLSGLLLDPRFNSLLQLAGDDARLGTEEKDGMVFNHYINGPESKFTKMGWHTDGLRDIFYGAKLNPMLNVGIHLSTLKPENGGLKIIPGTHKQSIYQMLFRKKYFLDHNADSEEVSINPEAGDLTIHDGRLWHRVAESTIRGEESRRRVIYVPIIAGKYAPKNENSPTVFYQRFAGIVK; from the coding sequence ATGGTACCTTCTTATAAAACCTTTACCCTTACAGAACAATTAACTGCTGAGCAAATTGACTTTTTTAACGAATATGGCTTTATTCATTTCAAAAAATTTATAAATCCGGAAACGGTTTCATCAATTATCGATGCCTCAAAACAAGTACAGCAAAAATGGATTGACAATGACCTTAAAAAGGTAAATGGTGTTCCAATTAAATACGGAAAAGATTTAGATGGTTCTCCTATTGTGCAGCGTTTTGCTTTTATCAATCAGCATCACCAAACCTTAAGCGGTCTTTTATTGGATCCAAGATTTAATAGTTTATTGCAATTAGCAGGCGATGACGCAAGATTAGGCACTGAAGAAAAAGACGGAATGGTTTTCAATCATTATATCAATGGGCCGGAAAGTAAGTTTACTAAAATGGGCTGGCACACAGATGGTTTGAGAGATATTTTTTATGGTGCAAAATTAAACCCGATGTTAAATGTGGGCATTCACTTAAGCACTTTGAAACCCGAAAATGGAGGTCTTAAAATTATTCCGGGTACTCATAAGCAAAGTATTTATCAAATGCTTTTTCGTAAAAAATACTTTTTAGATCATAACGCCGATTCAGAGGAAGTTTCCATCAATCCCGAAGCAGGAGATTTAACCATTCACGATGGCCGCTTGTGGCACAGAGTGGCAGAATCAACTATCCGTGGCGAAGAGAGTAGAAGGAGAGTTATTTATGTTCCAATAATAGCAGGAAAATACGCTCCTAAAAACGAGAATAGCCCAACGGTTTTTTATCAACGTTTTGCTGGAATTGTTAAGTAA
- a CDS encoding SDR family NAD(P)-dependent oxidoreductase: MSENSKPYALVTGASKGIGKSIVYELAKQGYPLLLVARGEDELKALSDDLQVAYGINAPILAIDLSIAGASLAVTNWVKMNNYPVGILVNNAGYGVWGDFSESSLTDQLGMMQLNMNVIVELSHLLVPILSQERQAYILNISSTAAYQAVPTLAVYSATKAFVLSFTRALRFELAKTSISVTCFSPGPVDTGFAARAGLNPFNKMAEKFNMQPSEVAKMAVKAMFSKKSEVIPGFTNIISVYANRLLPKGFIEKMAAGIYKV, from the coding sequence ATGAGCGAAAATAGTAAACCGTATGCCTTAGTAACCGGTGCCAGCAAAGGCATTGGAAAATCGATTGTTTATGAATTGGCTAAACAAGGTTATCCGCTATTGCTAGTGGCAAGAGGAGAAGACGAATTAAAAGCACTTTCTGATGATCTTCAGGTTGCATACGGCATCAACGCTCCAATTTTGGCAATTGATCTTTCAATAGCTGGTGCATCGCTAGCAGTTACCAATTGGGTAAAAATGAATAATTATCCGGTTGGCATTTTAGTTAACAATGCCGGTTATGGCGTGTGGGGCGATTTTAGTGAGTCTTCGCTGACCGATCAGCTTGGCATGATGCAGCTTAACATGAATGTGATTGTAGAACTTTCGCATTTATTAGTGCCCATACTTTCACAGGAAAGACAAGCCTACATTTTAAATATATCGAGTACCGCTGCCTACCAGGCTGTACCTACGCTGGCGGTTTATTCTGCTACAAAGGCTTTTGTTTTATCGTTTACCCGTGCCTTGCGTTTCGAACTTGCCAAAACTTCAATTTCAGTAACTTGTTTCAGTCCGGGCCCGGTTGATACCGGTTTTGCAGCAAGAGCTGGTCTAAATCCTTTTAACAAAATGGCAGAAAAGTTCAATATGCAGCCTAGTGAAGTTGCAAAAATGGCCGTAAAAGCCATGTTCAGCAAAAAATCAGAAGTTATTCCGGGTTTTACAAATATCATTTCGGTTTACGCCAACCGCTTGCTGCCAAAGGGATTTATCGAAAAAATGGCCGCCGGAATTTATAAAGTTTAA
- a CDS encoding GtrA family protein, translating into MFSKKSIFTFLQAQVAAFLGGITDYGLMILLTEVFQLHFAFSILISGTVGAVINFSINRFWVFKNQSGYSSRINSQLFKFALVVLGSISLKSFGTLIFQKVFQIDYRIGRLITDSFVSYGFNYPLIKYWVFRANKKQNVVESN; encoded by the coding sequence ATGTTCAGTAAAAAATCTATTTTTACTTTTCTGCAAGCACAAGTCGCGGCATTTTTAGGGGGCATTACCGATTATGGCCTGATGATTTTATTGACAGAAGTATTTCAATTGCATTTTGCCTTTTCTATTCTAATCTCCGGAACCGTTGGCGCAGTTATCAATTTCAGCATCAATAGATTTTGGGTGTTTAAAAATCAGTCGGGTTATAGCAGTCGCATCAACAGTCAGCTTTTTAAGTTTGCGTTGGTGGTATTAGGCAGTATTTCCTTAAAATCATTTGGTACCCTTATTTTTCAGAAAGTATTTCAAATCGATTATAGAATTGGAAGATTAATCACAGATAGTTTTGTTTCTTACGGATTTAATTATCCACTGATCAAATATTGGGTTTTTAGAGCAAACAAAAAACAGAACGTAGTCGAATCAAATTAG
- a CDS encoding NAD(P)-dependent oxidoreductase: MKFGIIKERKTPPDRRVVFAPNELTKLKQLYHEAVVEVESSDIRIFSDIQYKSMGITVAEDVSNCDVLFGVKEVPVENLIPNKAYFFFSHTIKKQPYNRKLLQAILEKNIDLYDHETIVDAHNRRLIGFGRYAGMVGVYNGIRAFGIKFELFKLPKAETLDGKEALIKHLKRITMPALKFVITGTGKVGSGAKEILDAIKIKEVTVDNYLTKNYAQAVYVQLDVLEYNKRIDGQVVDFKDFVAHPEEYVSDFEKFTKVTDIYFAGHFYATGAPMILTREMLNANDCKLKVVADISCDVNGPIACTLRSSTIADPLYGYFPLEDKEVDLFHPAAVAVMAVDNLPCEIPKDASEGFGEQFMEHVIPAFFNGDKDGILKRAKITEKGKLTERFSYLQDYVDGK; this comes from the coding sequence ATGAAATTTGGAATCATAAAAGAAAGAAAAACCCCGCCGGACCGCAGAGTTGTTTTTGCTCCTAATGAACTTACAAAACTCAAGCAGCTTTATCACGAAGCAGTAGTTGAGGTAGAAAGTTCTGATATCAGGATTTTTTCGGATATACAATATAAGAGTATGGGAATCACAGTTGCGGAAGATGTTTCTAATTGTGATGTATTATTTGGAGTAAAAGAAGTTCCGGTTGAGAATTTGATTCCGAATAAGGCTTACTTCTTCTTTTCGCATACTATTAAGAAACAGCCTTATAACCGAAAACTGTTACAGGCTATTTTGGAAAAAAATATTGATTTATACGATCATGAAACCATAGTAGATGCTCACAACCGCCGTTTAATTGGTTTTGGAAGGTATGCCGGAATGGTTGGTGTTTACAACGGAATTCGTGCTTTCGGGATTAAGTTTGAGTTGTTTAAGCTGCCAAAAGCAGAAACACTTGATGGAAAAGAGGCTTTAATTAAACATTTGAAGCGCATTACCATGCCCGCTTTGAAATTTGTGATTACCGGAACGGGTAAAGTAGGGAGTGGTGCCAAAGAGATTTTGGATGCTATAAAAATAAAAGAGGTTACAGTTGATAATTATCTGACTAAAAATTATGCACAGGCTGTTTATGTACAGTTAGATGTTTTAGAGTACAACAAACGTATTGATGGTCAGGTGGTTGATTTTAAAGATTTTGTAGCACATCCGGAAGAATATGTTTCTGATTTTGAAAAATTTACAAAAGTAACGGATATTTATTTCGCAGGTCATTTTTATGCGACGGGAGCACCGATGATTTTAACACGTGAAATGCTGAATGCGAACGACTGCAAGTTAAAAGTAGTTGCCGATATTTCTTGTGATGTTAACGGACCAATTGCCTGCACGTTAAGATCTTCGACAATTGCGGATCCTTTGTACGGTTATTTTCCTTTAGAAGACAAAGAAGTGGATCTTTTTCATCCTGCGGCAGTAGCAGTGATGGCGGTTGATAATTTACCGTGCGAAATTCCGAAAGATGCAAGTGAAGGTTTCGGAGAGCAATTTATGGAACATGTAATTCCGGCTTTCTTCAATGGTGATAAAGACGGAATCTTAAAACGTGCTAAAATAACTGAAAAAGGAAAACTAACGGAGCGATTTAGCTACCTGCAGGATTATGTAGACGGAAAATAA
- a CDS encoding CDP-alcohol phosphatidyltransferase family protein: MGKETQLEEYTAIVQRAFSDRKRTNILKKTEQLTIVFLLPKVPEFISPNVLTLIGTLGSGLIFLAFVLGAYLTDWYLLLAILGLIINWLGDSLDGRLAYYRNIPRRWYGFALDIIADWIGIVFIGFGYYIYAKNGTQIVAFAFVALYGWSIIIIQLRYKITNEYSIDSGFVGPTELRFIIALILIIEVLFHGSITYLAGLITIILFVINTIDSVRLLKLGDLRDKNQD; the protein is encoded by the coding sequence ATGGGAAAAGAAACACAACTTGAAGAGTACACTGCAATTGTACAAAGAGCATTTTCAGACCGTAAGCGAACTAATATTTTAAAAAAAACAGAACAGTTAACGATTGTATTTTTACTTCCAAAGGTACCTGAATTCATTTCGCCAAACGTACTTACTTTAATTGGTACACTTGGTTCAGGATTGATTTTTTTAGCTTTTGTTTTAGGGGCTTACCTAACCGATTGGTATTTGCTTTTGGCTATTTTGGGATTGATTATAAATTGGTTAGGCGATTCTTTAGATGGAAGATTGGCTTATTATAGAAATATTCCACGCCGTTGGTACGGTTTTGCACTCGATATCATTGCCGATTGGATTGGTATTGTATTTATAGGTTTTGGCTACTACATTTATGCTAAAAATGGTACACAAATAGTAGCCTTTGCTTTTGTCGCCTTGTACGGTTGGTCTATCATCATCATTCAGTTACGTTACAAAATTACAAATGAATACAGTATCGATTCCGGTTTTGTTGGTCCAACCGAGCTTCGATTTATTATTGCTTTAATTTTAATTATAGAAGTTTTATTTCATGGATCAATCACCTATTTGGCAGGCTTAATTACTATTATATTGTTCGTAATTAATACGATAGATAGTGTAAGGCTTTTAAAACTGGGTGATTTAAGAGATAAAAATCAGGACTGA
- the fumC gene encoding class II fumarate hydratase, whose translation MKYRIEKDTMGEVQVPADKYWGAQTERSRNNFKIGAAGSMPPEIIEGFAYLKKAAAYANYDLGVLPIEKRDAIAAVCDEILEGKLDDQFPLVIWQTGSGTQSNMNVNEVIANRAQVLKGFNIGEGEQFIKANDDVNKSQSSNDTFPTGMHIAAYKMIVETTIPGVEKLHATLVKKATEFKDVVKIGRTHLMDATPLTLGQEISGYAAQLSFGLKALKNTLAHLSEIALGGTAVGTGLNTPKGYDVKVAEYIAKFTNHPFVTAENKFEALAAHDAIVETHGALKQLAVALNKIANDVRMLASGPRSGIGEIHIPENEPGSSIMPGKVNPTQCEALTMVCAQVIGNDMAIAVGGMQGHYELNVFKPVMAANFLQSARLLGDACVSFNEHCAQGIEPNYKRIKELVDNSLMLVTALNTKIGYYKAAEIAQTAHKNGTTLKEEAVRLGYVSPEDFDAWVKPEEMV comes from the coding sequence ATGAAATACAGAATAGAAAAAGACACGATGGGTGAAGTTCAGGTTCCTGCAGATAAATATTGGGGAGCACAAACGGAACGTTCCAGAAACAACTTCAAAATTGGTGCAGCGGGATCTATGCCACCGGAAATTATTGAAGGCTTTGCTTATCTTAAAAAAGCAGCAGCTTATGCCAATTACGATCTGGGCGTTTTACCAATCGAAAAAAGAGATGCTATTGCAGCAGTTTGCGACGAAATTCTTGAAGGAAAACTAGACGATCAGTTTCCTCTTGTCATCTGGCAAACCGGTTCAGGAACTCAAAGCAATATGAATGTGAATGAAGTAATTGCCAATCGCGCTCAAGTACTAAAAGGATTTAACATTGGAGAAGGCGAACAATTTATAAAAGCAAACGACGATGTAAATAAATCACAGTCTTCTAACGATACTTTTCCAACCGGAATGCATATTGCTGCATACAAGATGATTGTTGAAACCACCATTCCGGGAGTTGAAAAACTACACGCTACTTTGGTAAAAAAAGCAACCGAATTTAAGGATGTGGTAAAAATTGGCCGTACACATCTTATGGATGCTACCCCTCTAACTCTTGGACAGGAAATTTCAGGTTACGCCGCTCAATTGTCTTTTGGATTAAAAGCCCTGAAAAACACCTTGGCACATTTATCTGAAATCGCTTTAGGCGGCACAGCAGTTGGTACCGGATTAAACACTCCAAAAGGATACGATGTAAAAGTAGCCGAATATATTGCAAAATTCACGAATCATCCTTTTGTTACTGCCGAAAACAAATTTGAAGCTTTGGCTGCACACGATGCGATTGTGGAGACCCACGGGGCTTTAAAACAATTGGCAGTTGCCCTGAACAAAATTGCCAACGATGTGAGAATGTTAGCGTCAGGACCACGTTCAGGAATTGGCGAAATTCATATTCCCGAAAACGAACCGGGATCGTCTATCATGCCTGGAAAAGTAAATCCAACCCAATGTGAAGCTTTAACCATGGTTTGCGCTCAAGTGATTGGAAACGACATGGCAATCGCTGTTGGCGGAATGCAAGGACACTATGAACTAAATGTTTTCAAACCGGTTATGGCAGCCAACTTTCTGCAATCGGCAAGATTATTAGGAGATGCCTGCGTTTCGTTTAATGAACATTGTGCACAGGGAATCGAACCCAACTACAAACGTATTAAAGAATTGGTAGACAATTCACTGATGCTGGTTACAGCTTTAAATACTAAAATAGGCTACTACAAAGCTGCCGAAATTGCTCAGACTGCTCACAAAAACGGAACGACACTTAAAGAGGAAGCCGTTCGTTTAGGATACGTTAGCCCGGAAGATTTTGATGCCTGGGTAAAACCGGAGGAGATGGTCTAG
- a CDS encoding zinc-dependent metalloprotease, with protein MKTIKTTLLLSCIALSLLSCNKEDEVTQPNKEALTVSQDVLDKISSLALNNNDVQVIKNTKLDGTTEDAYLVEGDIIITEEQLKKMDLHGGITTEQYRTTNLVAAPKTIKIVGLTGTGTTALSANMQAGLRAAVNRYNSLGLTINFTLTFGSSTTGANIVVRRQSGGAGGVAGFPTGGNPFNSVTLYSGLDTYSVNVNAHVAAHEIGHCIGLRHTDYFSRQSCGQNSNEGAAGVGAIHIPGTPTGYDSTSYMRACFSSNETGAFNANDVTALNYLY; from the coding sequence ATGAAAACAATTAAAACAACCTTACTTTTGTCGTGTATAGCGCTATCGCTATTGTCTTGTAATAAAGAGGATGAGGTAACTCAACCAAACAAAGAAGCTCTAACAGTATCACAAGATGTGTTAGATAAAATTAGCTCACTTGCATTGAACAATAATGATGTTCAGGTAATTAAAAATACCAAATTAGACGGTACCACTGAAGATGCTTACCTGGTGGAAGGTGACATCATCATCACTGAAGAGCAATTGAAAAAAATGGATCTTCACGGAGGTATCACAACGGAGCAATACCGCACTACTAATTTAGTAGCTGCTCCAAAAACTATTAAAATTGTTGGATTAACCGGAACAGGTACAACAGCTCTTTCTGCTAACATGCAAGCCGGATTACGTGCAGCAGTGAACAGATATAATAGTTTAGGATTGACTATTAACTTTACACTAACTTTCGGTTCAAGTACTACAGGTGCAAACATAGTAGTAAGAAGACAATCCGGAGGTGCCGGTGGAGTAGCCGGATTCCCTACTGGAGGAAATCCTTTTAACTCAGTTACATTGTATTCTGGATTAGATACTTATTCTGTGAATGTAAACGCACACGTAGCAGCGCACGAAATTGGTCACTGTATTGGTTTACGTCATACAGACTATTTTAGCCGTCAAAGCTGTGGACAAAATTCAAACGAAGGAGCTGCTGGTGTTGGAGCAATTCATATTCCGGGAACTCCTACAGGATACGATTCAACTTCATACATGAGAGCATGTTTCAGCTCAAATGAAACAGGAGCTTTCAATGCTAACGACGTTACAGCTCTGAATTATCTATATTAG
- a CDS encoding serine hydrolase domain-containing protein: MKMSLLKKTNIPQILFLLLVLSSCGNDKKTTADTTTTTEDTLPKMKPLGPEKRISQAYINSVAGRINHFYNKNWPNNTMNGSFLVARNGQIIFERYNGFANKNEGTKITAETPVQIASVSKVLTATAVLKLVNAGKIDLDQKVNTILKTFPYEDCTIRMLLDHRTGMRNYAYFTDRDKSVWDRHNQLTNKDILDILATKNIGLESRTGTRFSYCNTNYAMLALIIEKITGLTYKEAMHQMIFKPLGMKHTYVFDDDKDRKKIVPSYKGNGVEIGFDYLDNVYGDKNIFSTVRDLLKFDRARNSPDFLKPALLKQVYTGYSNERKGTKNYGLGIRMINWETGQNFYFHNGWWHGNTSSYITLMKEHVTIIALSNKMTRNTYAVRKLAPIFGDYPFNFKDEE, from the coding sequence ATGAAAATGAGCCTCCTTAAAAAAACAAATATACCACAAATACTTTTCCTGTTATTAGTTTTAAGTTCTTGTGGTAATGATAAAAAAACAACCGCCGATACTACCACTACAACAGAAGATACATTACCGAAAATGAAACCGTTAGGTCCTGAAAAAAGAATTTCGCAGGCCTATATCAATTCAGTTGCAGGAAGAATAAATCACTTTTACAATAAAAACTGGCCCAACAATACGATGAACGGAAGTTTTTTGGTCGCCCGAAACGGTCAGATTATTTTCGAACGCTATAATGGTTTTGCCAATAAAAACGAAGGCACCAAAATAACCGCAGAAACTCCTGTTCAGATTGCTTCTGTGAGTAAGGTTCTGACTGCTACTGCTGTTTTAAAACTGGTTAATGCCGGGAAGATCGATTTAGATCAAAAGGTAAATACGATTCTAAAAACCTTTCCGTACGAAGACTGCACGATCCGAATGCTGCTCGACCATCGTACCGGAATGCGTAATTATGCCTATTTTACAGACAGAGACAAATCTGTTTGGGACAGGCACAATCAGCTTACCAATAAAGATATCCTGGACATTTTAGCCACCAAGAACATTGGTTTGGAATCCAGAACCGGAACACGATTTAGTTATTGCAATACCAACTATGCGATGCTGGCTCTAATTATTGAAAAAATTACGGGCTTAACGTATAAAGAAGCCATGCACCAAATGATTTTCAAACCTTTGGGAATGAAACACACCTACGTTTTTGACGATGATAAAGACAGAAAGAAAATTGTTCCTTCTTATAAAGGTAATGGCGTAGAAATTGGTTTTGATTATTTGGACAATGTTTACGGGGACAAAAATATTTTTTCAACAGTGCGGGACCTTTTAAAATTTGACCGCGCCAGAAATTCACCTGATTTTTTAAAACCCGCCTTACTGAAACAAGTTTATACCGGATACAGTAATGAGCGTAAAGGAACCAAAAATTACGGATTAGGAATCAGAATGATCAATTGGGAAACCGGACAGAATTTTTATTTCCACAATGGCTGGTGGCACGGCAATACTTCTTCTTATATTACTTTAATGAAAGAACATGTGACCATTATCGCCTTGTCGAATAAAATGACCCGAAATACCTATGCGGTTCGCAAACTGGCACCGATTTTTGGCGATTATCCGTTCAACTTCAAGGATGAAGAGTAA
- a CDS encoding DUF4833 domain-containing protein has translation MNKLSFKDFTKSLIVITILVPIISGNLLAQSKNPSPLNFPTPKNVDNMLFYIQRDPNINTAIYAINYQENGKINKSNPIKAYWIRYAEKGEKKDFNYLQRKFAYGIETKTLENEEFEFKFVSYKKLALTLKKIEADQKYHVFANVNQKKIQVEKIFVRIEGGSFWLPNVKYAEVTGIDALSNKTITERMLLK, from the coding sequence ATGAACAAATTATCCTTTAAAGATTTTACAAAATCACTGATCGTTATAACGATCTTAGTACCTATAATTTCAGGAAATCTATTGGCACAATCCAAAAATCCATCGCCATTAAATTTCCCAACGCCTAAGAATGTAGATAATATGCTATTCTATATTCAGCGTGATCCCAATATAAACACGGCTATTTATGCCATAAACTACCAGGAAAATGGAAAAATAAACAAAAGCAATCCTATAAAGGCCTATTGGATTCGATATGCTGAGAAAGGAGAAAAAAAAGATTTCAATTATTTACAACGCAAATTTGCGTACGGAATAGAAACTAAAACGCTGGAAAATGAAGAGTTTGAGTTTAAATTTGTGTCGTATAAAAAGTTGGCCTTAACCTTAAAGAAGATAGAGGCGGATCAAAAATACCATGTTTTTGCAAATGTAAACCAGAAAAAAATACAGGTAGAAAAAATATTTGTGCGCATTGAAGGAGGTTCTTTTTGGCTACCCAATGTAAAGTATGCGGAAGTTACCGGAATTGATGCGCTCTCCAATAAAACAATTACCGAAAGGATGTTGTTGAAATAA